In the Primulina eburnea isolate SZY01 chromosome 15, ASM2296580v1, whole genome shotgun sequence genome, TTCATTAGCAGAGCAACCTTTCCATGCTTGTGAATGCATTGTGTGGAATTATTGGTCATAATCCTCCTTTAGAAACAATAAATGCCAGCAATGAAACACATTATCTTATGTATGACAATATTTGTGCCTCCTCCTTGTCTTACTTGCAAGAGAGCACATAAAGAATGCTTGAGACCCTTGTTCTCTTTATGTGTCGTGTATGGTAACTTTTTTATTGAGTTGGGATATCGATATTGAACTGAGTACAAAGGATCAACCCTTGAAATAAACTGGCACAAGGAAAGATCAAGTGACCCGAACAGCCTTCTAAGTTAAAAATATTCAAGTACAACAGTTTGACTTTAAATACCTTGAATAGTTTGCATTGATATTGGTTTGGTTCGGATGCACAGGTACCTAAATGAACAATCAGCACTAAAGCTGAAATCAGAAACATCGAGGGGGGTATATGTTTTCTCTAATCTAAATCCATATGTTGGCCATCCTAATCCCTTAAAGGAAGGGCAGGAACTGTTTCGCAACGGGCTTTTAAGTGAGGCAGTTCTTGCTCTAGAGGCTGAGGTTCTAAAGAATCCCGAGAATGCAGAGGGTTGGAGATTGCTTGGTATAACACATGCGGAGAATGATGATGATCAACAGGTCTTAATTGTATTTAATTTACATTCCATTAGTCCTTTCCATTCGCATTAATTTTAAATCTTGTTGTATAGTGtagtttttcctttttcttgagTTATTTCATGGCCtgcatatttttaaaaattgaggATGTCTAAGAGTTCATGACTGCATGAGATTCTTTCAAAATGATGTTAACAGTAAAGCATATCTGAGATTTGTGTCAACAGTTTCTTAGTTGAACTTTGGATTTGAGGTGCTTATACATCCTCTTTATCTCTTACGATAATCTCCTTACAGGCTATTGCAGCCATGATGCGTGCTCAGGAGGTTGATCCAACAAACTTGGAAGTGTTACTTGCTCTTGGTGTGAGTTATACAAATGGTCAGTAATTGCCTCAGCAAAGAGATGAAATTAACAAGAACGTGCCACAATTTTGTTGTTACATTAGTATTGGCTATCTGTATTTATCTACGTTTAAATAATTTCTAAAATCACATTTTTAGCAAATAAACTTCTTACATACTTTTGTTCATTAATTTTCCAGAGTTGGAACAAGCAGCTGCGTTGAAGTACTTGTACAGTTGGCTACGCCATCATCCTATGTATGGGGCCGTTGCCCCTCCAGATCAACCTGCCAATCTTTATTATGCTAATGTGAGGGTAGTTGGGACTTCGTCCCCTCCTCCGTACTGCAATATGTTCCCTATTTTCATGCTTGCATTTGACATAGGACCTCATCTGATGGTCTTCTTGTTTTTATACTGTTAAAACATCTTGATAAAGTATTCATTTCCATTGGTTTCAATTGGACTTGGTACAGGTGGCAAGGTTATTTAACGAGGCTGCTAAAGTGTCACCTGAAGATGCTGATGTACATATTGTACTGGGTGTGATGTACAACTTGTCTAGAGAATATGACAAAGCCATTGAGTCTTTCCAGACTGCTTTGAAACTCAAACCACGAGACTATTCTCTCTGGAATAAGCTGGGTGCAACACAGGCCAATAGTGTCCAGAGTGCTGATGCTATTTTTGCTTATCAACAGGTAACTTACGACAACAACTTCTTTTGTGTCCGTTTATCTTAAGAAATGTAAAGTTTGGACTATTCAGGTAGAATGTGGCTATTTATAATTGCATCAGTGACCTATACATCCTTATTATGTAGACAGAATTGTTAATTGAGTTACGTTTATTCTGGCATTAAAGATCCTTGCAACATTTgcattttatagattttaaatgtttgttaCTTTATGAGCTTCAACATTAAGTTAAAAATTTGTGAAGAACTAATTAGACATATGGGGATATGATAAAATAgggattttcttgaattttagaTTTTAGATGATGAATGTGGGGGTTGGCTGAGTGGGAGGGTGTTGTGGTTGGGGACTTGGGGTTTCTTGTTTCTGGCTTAGATCTCATGTGGTTAAATTCTTGCTCATCCTTCCAGCTCCTCACTTGCCCCTGTTCTAGTGACTGCTTCTGTATTATTTATTCTCTAGTTTACCATTTGTCAGGCTCTAGATTTGAAGCCTAATTATGTGCGTGCATGGGCAAACATGGGTATCAGTTATGCCAATCAGGTAAGGTCCATCCTTGTTACCTTGAAATTTAAATATGCATACACATAGACCATGAAGTGCATGAACTATGTGCTGGAAAGTTGAATGTTGCACATATTTGAGTACATAAAAAGCAAGATTAAATTCGAACACTTGATGATGAATTATGGGAACACGTTGTGTAACATCCTTCATCCCCTTTATTCTGGACTCGATTATAATGTTTGATTTATCAAAAGTGAGGTGCTGAATTTCTTAAATTTTTCACTTTGGAGTTCCATGCACTAACATCAATGATGACCTCATGTTCTGGTTTCTCCATTTTCTTGCTTCTGCAAATCTATCATCATAGACCAATCTACGTCGTTTGATTTGACATGTCGTGCGTCCATGACACTAAGTTTGATGATTACCTTTGCTTAAAAATTTCTCTGACATTGGACTCTTAGCTTACAATTTCTTTTGCTTTCAGGGTAGGTACGAGGATTCAATTTCTTACTATGTCCGGGCACTGTCAATGAATCCAAAGGCGGACAACGCCTGGCAATATTTGGGAATCTCTCTGGGGTACTTTGCACAATTGACGTTATCAGTCTGTTGACTTTTTCAAATCGTGTCGCATTCACACCCTTCTCTTTGCAGCTGCGCATCACGGAATGATATGCTTGAAGCTTGCGATTCTAGAAACCTTGATATTCTCCAGAAGGAGTTTCCCCTGTGATTGATATACTTGCTAACATGTCGACAAAAAGGGTAATCCATTATTTCCCATGCCCCTACCAAGATCCCAGCTTCATTTACATCAACTCATCGTTATAAAACCCTTCATAAAAGTGGAAGATCCATTGGCGTAGATGGTTGCCATGTAAACCTTGACAGTAAGTATCGATGAATTATGGTTTGCTAACATTCCAAAGTTTGTGACTAGCAAGCAGATGGAATATCTCACATCAAATTATAGTTTTCAGCTACAATTTCTTTAAGAAGTGAGAAGACAACCCtcaaaataaatacaaataaTGTGATGGTTCACCATAtgtattcaataataataataaaaaccaTCTGATTTTTGTATTCTTATTTGAGAATCATGTATCAGATTTAGTGAAACTTAACTTCTAAAAAAGATGCGAGTACCTTCTAAATCTCTTATCCGAAATCATGAACAGCGATGGCTGTATGTGGTGGTCCCTTGAAAATATACCGTAGTTCCCTTGTTTGCCGTGAGGTATGGCAAAATCGGCGATAAATATCAGCTTGTCCAGTTCCAATCAGTATTTAATGTTGGCCCTGAAATTGCGTACCTCATAAAATTGGGGGATATGGTCCATGTAACTTGCGTGGCTATTTCCGTATTTAATTTGTTGAATTCTTATTAAATTATTACACACGCCACCCTTCAAAAGCGTACCTCTCAAGTACTCAGATATTCGAAATTAACGGTTTTTTCTTGCAGCATTTTATTTCTTAATTTGTGTTCATTGATTTTGTCTGTCATTGATTCGTACATATGCATACTTTTGCAGAATAATTGAAAATTGTCCCAACCTTATCAATCCATTTTATGCTCAAAATGAATATCATTtccttaaaaaattaaatgtttACAACATAAATATGAAATAGAGTATAATTaacatgattatttttaaaaaaaatgtattttttaaaagaaattatgTGGGATAAGCTCACACATAAGCATTCAACTCTATGCTAGTGTAAAAGATTGCTAATAAAACCGTTTTGCTAAAAAGAAAATACATTTCATTAACAAAACGCCCGAGAAAAATAAGTTGATGTTCATTGCTCACACATTGTTGACAGTTTCATTGGCAACAGACGGACAGAATGTATACAATCTATTTTCCTACAGACAATAtacatatattataaaaatatatatataattgtgaACATATATAAGTAACTCGGAATTACATACAAAAGCGTACCTACGAAAACACCATGCTGTAAATCCCACATAAAATTTTCAGGCATTGGGAGAATCCAACAAGAAAATAGACTCTGCACCTTGTAGGTGTTCAGAACCTGCATTTGGGAAATTTAATTGGCTCCACTTAAAAGCAAAACATACCCGTCTTCTAATGAATAAAGTAGCTTTCTTTCGGGGTGTTTCATAACCATTTTCTCCAACTCGTGGATCGTTTGTCGAAAGGTAAGAATCTGGGGAGACTGAGAAAACTGTTGGCTCGGGAAAAACCTTCCAGGGCTGACCATTCTTCATCCTCTGCAGTGGAAAGGCACTCGGCTAAGCTTCTCTTGGATTGACCGCCGAGTGTTTTTTCCGGCCGCTTCAATTCTGCTTCCTCGATAACAGGCACAATCTCACTAGATTGTTTAGTTGTATCCAGAGGTTCAGTAAAAGTAGCATGAGAAGTTGTGGCATCTGTATCTGAGATATCGGTATCCGCTATCATGAGAACGGTATCCTCTTCTGACGTTCCTGGGAAATCGTTTTGTCCTTTTGGCGGGCTCGCTGCAGGTAAATGTTCTAGGAAGAGACATACAACAGCACAGTCATCATTCTTTGATGTCGGGTACTTGAGTTTCCATGCCCTAGTCGCACAGTCAACGAGAGCTCTGGCGGCTGTTCCATGACTTGGAGCTGAGGCAACTATGTCCACGGCTTCTTTATTTGAGAGGACATCCCACACCTGTGTTAAAAATCGGTAAAGGTAAAGTTTGTACACCACCTAGGTTTCAATTATAAACTAATGAGTGATAACATAAACGTACTCCATCAGTGGCAAGAATGACAAATTCATCTCTCTCAGTTATATGGTGATGATAAACGTCTGGCATGGAAATTAGACCAAAATCCTTCAAGCAGAAGTCTCCAAATGCTCTAGCCATTGCCAGGCCAGGGGAGTCGCTATTTGGCAACCATACTCGTGCAACGTCTGGTTCATCTTGCAGCGCAAAAACCCTTCCTTTACATCTTTGGATCCTCGCAAATTCTCCTAAAAATATGAGCCCGAAGCTTTAGTCTCAGTGCATATACATAATCATACAACGCTTGTGCAAGAAAGATAAGAAAAGGTTAGAATACTTGGAAGATTCGGTTTCAAGTCCACAGTCAACTGTAGAGCCACCAAACCATTGTCCTTATCTCGGGTTGCTAATATTGCCCTCGAGTCGCCAACATTACCAATAACAAGATCCTGGCCCTGGACAATTATGTAAAATATGTTGGGATCACCATCTACAGCCAAATGATAAGCAGACCGTGCAAAGATCAGTCATAAAGGTATCATTCCCATAATACAATCATGCCCCATAGACCAGAATTGAAGAACCACCGTATCATAATCCTAGACCAAGAAAGCATTATCAAGTGACCAGATGTCAGAAAAGCCACCAAATGTCTGGGTTTAAGTTTAAAGAGATAGATGGTAGTTTAAAAACTGGAGGAAGATATGCAGCAAGTTTCGTGTTTATGCAGTCTGTTATCCCAACATAATAAACTAAATtagcaacaacaacaaaaaaacctTTCTCGACAAGGCGGTCATGGTTCCCAGGTGGAGAGCGATAAGTTAAGCATGGACCCAATTATTGTAGATAGACTCGTATTGTCCTCTAAGCTATAGATTCAATTAACCACCAAATGGATCAGTTTTTATTGGTTTCAAATTTCCTGAGCTTCAATTA is a window encoding:
- the LOC140814269 gene encoding probable protein phosphatase 2C 6 yields the protein MGICYSLSSGRRKTGWETGNDSGGRLDSKPKKSSGASAAAALDSAERLLQIPGRLISNGATRIASLYTQQGKKGTNQDAMIIWEKFCTGSNADATFCGVFDGHGPYGHMVARKVRDALPILLSTQWETKSESNRNSAHENGNPEGMVRFDDFMDDDGCESLEVEDDKIPEMHIPLKKSILKAFKLMDKELKLHPTIDCFCSGTTAVAVIMQGQDLVIGNVGDSRAILATRDKDNGLVALQLTVDLKPNLPREFARIQRCKGRVFALQDEPDVARVWLPNSDSPGLAMARAFGDFCLKDFGLISMPDVYHHHITERDEFVILATDGVWDVLSNKEAVDIVASAPSHGTAARALVDCATRAWKLKYPTSKNDDCAVVCLFLEHLPAASPPKGQNDFPGTSEEDTVLMIADTDISDTDATTSHATFTEPLDTTKQSSEIVPVIEEAELKRPEKTLGGQSKRSLAECLSTAEDEEWSALEGFSRANSFLSLPRFLPFDKRSTSWRKWL